Genomic DNA from Planktomarina temperata RCA23:
AACGACGCTAGAACAGTGTTTTGCAAAGGTGTTGGAGATTCCGGGCAACGGTCGATTTAAGCTGTTCCAGGCATCTCGCCCAAAGCGGAAATAACCGCTAGACTGCGTAAGATTCGCAACCTCTGGAGAGCCCATGTCTTTTTCAGTCACCGGTAAAACGGCCATTGTCACAGGCGCTGCCAATGGTGTGGGCTTGGCCATTGCCCGGCATTTGGCCGATGCGGGCGCCAATGTCATGTTTGCCGATAAGGATGAGGCACGGTTGCGCGCTGAAGTGGGCGATATGGCGGATGAGGCCAGCAATATCCGCTATTTTTCTGGAGATCTGCGGGAAAAATTGACCATTGCCAATTTGCTTTCGGCCACTTTGGATGCTTTTGATCAAGTCGATATTCTGGTCAACGGCGCACGGCAGATCTTGCGCACCTCTCCTCTGGAACAAGAGGATGAAAGTATAGAGATCATGTTGGACCAAAATCTTATGGCGGGATTTAAACTCTCGCAATTGGTGGCCCGGCGGATGATCAAACAGGGCAAGGACAGCGATCGTCCCTGTGTGGGCACAATCATTAACCTTTCGTCCATCGCGGCTCAAAGAACGCAATCGGACCTGATGGGATTTTCAGTCAGCTGTGCGGCGCTCGATCAAATGACCCGATGTTTGGCGGTCAGCCTTGCGCCCGATCGCGTGCGGGTCAATGCGGTGGCTTTTGGCTCTGTCATGTCCGCATCTTTGCAAGATCATCTCCGCGAACACCCAGATCACCGTGACGCGATTTTGGCGGCGACGCCACAAGGGCGCATTGCGGGTCCGACAGAGGTTGCGGAAGCTGTGCAATTTTTAGCCTCAGACAGTTCGTCCTTTGTCACAGGCGAAATATTAACCGTAGATGGCGGCCGCAGCCTGGTTGACGCGGTGAGCACATCGCTGCATTGAAGAGAGCCATGACAGAGACATTTGATTCCGAAAAAGCCGCTGCAAGCGCATGGTTCCGCCAATTGCGTGACGATATTGTTTCGCGTTTTGAAGCGATAGAAGCGCAGCATGAGATAGATGCGCCCTGCGGTACATTCACCGTCACCCCGACGCAGCGCACGGCTGAAGATGGCTCGGATGCTGGTGGCGGGTTGATG
This window encodes:
- a CDS encoding SDR family NAD(P)-dependent oxidoreductase, with amino-acid sequence MSFSVTGKTAIVTGAANGVGLAIARHLADAGANVMFADKDEARLRAEVGDMADEASNIRYFSGDLREKLTIANLLSATLDAFDQVDILVNGARQILRTSPLEQEDESIEIMLDQNLMAGFKLSQLVARRMIKQGKDSDRPCVGTIINLSSIAAQRTQSDLMGFSVSCAALDQMTRCLAVSLAPDRVRVNAVAFGSVMSASLQDHLREHPDHRDAILAATPQGRIAGPTEVAEAVQFLASDSSSFVTGEILTVDGGRSLVDAVSTSLH